The following are encoded together in the Mumia sp. Pv4-285 genome:
- a CDS encoding response regulator, whose protein sequence is MPFPNGRPPRVLVVDDTDSIRLLLRTNFELEGWTVLEAADGLECLDVVVDTRPDVVTIDVVMPRMDGLDTVRALRRSPSTRDIPVVMVTTQVQAHDLQRGQDVGVDAYVTKPFDPAVLVDTVREVLVGNGVQA, encoded by the coding sequence ATGCCCTTCCCGAACGGCCGGCCGCCGCGTGTCCTCGTGGTCGACGACACCGACTCGATCCGGCTGCTGCTGCGGACGAACTTCGAGCTGGAGGGGTGGACGGTCCTCGAGGCCGCCGACGGGCTGGAGTGCCTCGACGTGGTGGTCGACACGCGCCCCGACGTGGTCACGATCGACGTCGTGATGCCCCGCATGGACGGTCTCGACACCGTCCGGGCGCTGCGCCGCTCGCCGAGCACCCGCGACATCCCTGTGGTCATGGTGACGACGCAGGTCCAGGCGCACGACCTCCAGCGCGGCCAGGACGTCGGAGTCGACGCGTACGTGACCAAGCCGTTCGACCCGGCGGTCCTCGTCGACACCGTGCGCGAGGTGCTCGTGGGCAACGGCGTCCAGGCGTAG